GATGTCCGGGTCGGTCGAGGCGGGTGCCCGGCCCACGATGTCCTCGTGGTGCAGGCCGTCGATCAGCGTCTTGAGGAACCCCAGGCTCGTGGCCGGGTCGGTGTAGGTGCTGGCCCGTCCGCCGAAGAACGGCCAGTACGACGTCTGAAGGTCCTCCATGACGTACAGGCCGCCGTCGCGCAGGTGCGGGAAGAGGTACGCGAAGGAGGCGAGCAGGTGCGGGCTGACGTGGCTGCCGTCGTCGATCACGATGTCCGGCCTTCCCGTCACCTCCAGCACCCGGGCCAGGTCGGCGGGGGACGACTGGTCGCCCTGCAGGACAGTGACCCGTCCGGTGCTCAGGTGCGACTTGTCGACGATGTCGAGGCCGTAGACGAGGGCGCGGGGAAAGTAGCGCCGCCAGACCTCCAGTGACGCGCCGCCGCGCCCCTGGTCGCCGAACCCGCCCACGCCGATCTCCAGGATGGTGAGGGGCTGGTCGCGCAGGTGGTCGAAGTGCTGCTCGTACCGGCGCGGGTAGGTGTGATGACCCCACTTGTCCGAGCCGTAGCGGACGCAGAGCTCGGCCAGGCCGATGGCGTACGGCCGGTCCAGGGCGTCCACGAGTCGACGGACCACGTCGTAGGTGGGCAGTGGCCGGTCGAACGCGGTCGGGTCTTCGAGGTGCCCCCAGCGGATCACCCGGCTGGCACTGCTCTGCGTGCCGCGGGGCCCGAACAGACTGCGGATCACCTCGGTGAGGTCCTGGGTCACTGTCACGTCGGGCGCGACGCTCGGCTCGTCCCCGTGCCGGTGCGGACGGCTGGTGACCCCCGCGGGTCCGGTTTCGACGCCGTACCGGATGGTGGTGGTGCCGTGGCGGAGGCAGAGGTGGACGGTGGCCTCGGGTCCCGGCGGCAGGTCCGCCCGATGCAGCAGCTCGCCGATCGCCATCGCGGCGACGGCTTCCGCCCCGAGGTCGCCGATCGTGGCGGTGATGCCGTCGGCGGTGCCGCCGGCCGCGGAGATGAGCCTGCCGATTCCGTGACGCTGCACCGTGTCCTCCGTGCGTGAGATGGGGTTGCCGGTCCGGGGTGCCTCGACGTCGCGGTGGCACCGCTGTGGGGGAGGGGTGTCGTGCCCGTCGTTCAGGCGGCGGCCTTCGCGAGGTCCTCGGTCGTCGCCTTGATGCCCCGCAGGAGGGTCAGGACGGCCTGGGCGGACGGCAGCATCAGGGCGCCCGAGCGGGTGATCGTCGCACCGGACGAGGTGCGGATGAAGAGTTTGGTGCCGAGCGTCGTCTCCAGGCACTTGATCTGGTAGCTCACCGCCGGCTGCGAGTAACCGAGCGCCTTCGCGGCGAGGTCCATGCGGCCGTGCTCGGCCACCGCGACAAACGCTTGCAGTTCACGCTCGTTCACTTCGACCCCCGTCTGTTCGACTGTCATCAGTTGACTGTTGTCATCGAAGACCTGTCATCAGAGTAATAACGGGTCTGGTTGTCGTCAAGACCGCCGGGGGGCGTCTGTCAAGCCTCTGACCAGGAGGGTAGTTTCACAGGGGACTTCCAGGATGCGTTCAGCAAGCGGTCACCACCGTGTAGTCATCGTTGATGACTGCGGATCGGTCGACGGGTGCCACGGCGGTCATCAGTTCCTCAACGGCATCCACAAAGATTTCGAAGCAGGCTGCCCTTCGCGGCGAGCGGGCCAGTAGAAAATGAGGCATGACGACGCACTCAGCCTCCCGCCCCGATGTCAACCGACTCGTCCGCCTGGTGCTGCCGATGATCGTCCTGGTCGCACCGGTGGCTGCTCTCGCCATCGGCGCGGTGAGCGCCGACGAACTCCTGGCGGGCCTGCCGCTGGCCGTCGCCGGCCCGGAGGAGACGGCCCCCCAGCCCGCATCCGTTGCCCTCGAAGACTGGCCGTGGTGACCGGTCGACCACACATGACAGCAGGAATCCGGTCGCGGCGGCGAGGGACCGCGACCGGACCACCAAACGAGAAAGTCCTCCGCAGCCATCCGGCGGCGGAGGACTTTCTCGTGCGCGGTGTCTCCGGTCGGTTCAACGACCGCCGGCACCACTAGCTGGCGTCGTTGATCTCGCGCCAGATCTGGCTCGCCCGCTGGTACGCCGCCGCCGCCTCGGCCAGTTGGGCGGCACGACGCAGCGAGCCCACCGCCTCCTCCACCCGGCCACACCGGCGTTGTGCGCGGCCGACGGCCAGGACGAAGCGCACCCGTTCGATCCCGGGCAGGTCGGTCTCGTCGACGGTGGTGGCGATCTCCAGAGCGCGCTCGGGGTCGCCGGTGGCCAGCGCGTAGCGGACCTCGAGGCTCGCGGCGGCCGAGGGGGAGGCCGCGCTCTTGGCGGCGGCCATCGCCGCACGGGCCGCCAGCATGTGTGACGTGATCTCCGGAAGGCCCGCCTCGGCGTCCATCAGGGCCGATGCGGCGGCCGCCGCGAAGCGGGCCCAGTCGCGCAGGGACGTGGCCGGGTTCGCCAACATCTCCCGGGCGGCGCGCAGATGCTCCAGCGACCGTTGGATCTCCCCGTTGCGGGCGAGGGCGATGCTGGCGACCCAGTGCGCCCGCCCACAGATCGAGGGAATGTCCAGCTTGTCGGCCATCGCCAACATGCGGTCCACGATCCGAGGCACCTCGGCGCCCCCACCGGCGTCGCTGAGCACCGAGATGTGCACGGCGTGCAGCCGGATGTGCTCGGCGCCATGGACGAACCCGGTCTGGGCGATCTCCTGATCCGCCAGCTCGATCTGGGTGAACGCCTCGGCCAGCCGGCCCACGTCGCGGGCCGCGCCGCTCAGCGCGATCCTCGTGCGCACCAGCGCCTCCGGTACGCCGGTCGCCGCCGCCGCGTCGACCAGCTCGGTGAGCAGGGTGTAGCGGGCGGCGCGGTCGTTGCGTTGCTCCAGCAGTCGTTCCAGGGCCAGCCCACGACTGACCACCGCCAACGTCCGGTTCTCCCGTCGGGCGGCCTGGTAGGCCTCGGTCAGCTCCCGCTCGGCCCGGTCCAGGTCGCCCTGGTCGAGGGCACTGCTGGTGATCAGCTTCCGGGCCAGCTCGGACTCGGCGGACCGGGACTCCGGGGACGGCTCCTCCGGGGACGGCCCGGCGACCGTCTCGGCGTCGGTGGCGAGAGCCTGCATCGGTACGCCGAGAACCTCGGCCAGGTGCATCACGACATCGAGCGTCGGCACCCGCGCCCCGGATTCGAGCAGCGAGATGTAGGACTGGTTGACCACACCGACGGCCAGGTCCCGTTGGGACATCCCACGGTCGGTTCGTAGTCGGCGTAGCCGTTGCCCGAATTCAGGCTGAACAATCTGAGTGGCCATGCGACTGACTTCAAGACCTTCCGCTTCTGTCTCGGCGCGGCCCGCCCCCCGTCGGGCACGTGCACGGTGTGCCACCGGCCGAGTTCCTGGTTGGTGTGACCGATTATCAACACCCGCGCTGTCGGGGCTCGGACCGACCCGCGGGACGCGCACCCCGACCGGTGCCGTGGGGCCCGCAGGTGCGTGACGACTGGGCATCGGAAACTCAGATCAGCGCCGTCGCGCGGCGGGCGAGCAGACGTACGAGTGTCGCGCGGGCCGCGGCGGTGTCGCAGCGGGACGCCAGGGCGGGTCCCGCCGATCGGGCGAGCCGCTGGGCGAGTGCGTCATCGCGTAGGACCCGCACGAGGTGCGCGGCGACCTCGGCGGCCGTCTCGCCCGCCAGCACGTCCCGGCCGGGCGCCAGGCCCATGCCCTCGAAGGCGATCGGTGTGCCCACCACGGGCACACCGTGCTCGATCGCCTCGCCGACCTTGCCCTTCACCCCGGCGCCGTAGCGCAACGGAGCGACCGCCACCCGCGCGCGGGCATAGAGGGGCGTCAGGTCCGGCACCCAGCCGTGCACCGTCACCCGGTCCCCGGCGAGCGCCATGATCGCCGGGGACGCGCCGTCGCCGACGAGGTCGACAGTCGCCTCCGGCACCTCCCTCCAGACCGCCGGCATCACCTCGGCGCACAGCCACCGCGCGGCGTCGGTGTTCGGCTGATGGAGGTAGTTGCCGACGAAGACGATCCGGGTCGACGGGGCCGCTGATCGGGTCGGCGGCACCGGACGGTGGATGTTCGACAGCACCTCGACGCTCGCGCCCGGTGCCTCGTCCAGCAGCAACCGGCGCTCCTCCTCGGAGACCACGAGCGCGACGTCGCACTCGCGGACCAGCATCAGCTCAAGGGCGCGGATGCTCTCCGCGCGGGCACGTACGACGTACCGGTCCGGTGCGCCCTCGGCCGCGGCCAGCGCCGCCTGTCGCCGTAGTCGATGGAAGTGCACGTCGACCGTGTCGTACACCACCAGGCATCCGGGCGCGTTGTCCCGCACCCGGGCGAGCATCTCCACCGCGGGCTCGGGGCGGCACAGCAGTGCCACGCCGAGGCGGTGACCCTCCGCCGCGAGGAAACGTTCCTGTTGGCGGCGGTCGCCGAGCACTCCGACGCCGAGTTGCCGCAGCCGATCGGCGTACGCCGGACCGGCTGTCGCGTTCAGCGGGAAGTAGAGCACCTGATGGCCCAGGCCGAGCAGCTCCTCGATGATGCGGTGTTGGCGTAGGGACCCGGAGTCCCGGTCGGGCGTCGGCAGTTGGTGATCGACGATCAGGATGGTTTCCGCGGTGGCCATGGCACGGTCAGCCCGCGTACAGCGTGACGAGCCAGGCGGTGTCGAGGCCGTGGAAGGCCTCACGCAGAGGGCCGGACGCCCAGCCGGAGCGGGCGATCTCGGCGGCCCGGGCCCGCGTGGCGTCGTCCGCCGCGCCGGGCACCGCCCCGATGGCGTGCAGGATGGTGATCAACACCGACGTCTCCTCGTCGGGGTGCGCACCGCCGAGTGCCGCGGCGATCGCCTGGCGGATGGTCCGCTCACGGGTGCCGTCCTCGGCCGGCCAGGTCTTCGTCTTGATCAGACCGAGCGTCCGCTGCTCCTCCAGCCGGATGGCGCCGTCCGTGGCCAGCAGCTCCAGCAGCGGCTTCCAGCAGACCTGCCCGAGGTTGTCCGCCGCCCAGCCGACCTTCATCGACTTCGTGCCCATCCGGCGCAGGGCGGCGTCCAGGGCGGGATTTCCGGTCGGGGTGGTGTCCAGGACGTCCACCCGGGGCTCCTTGCCCTCCGGGGTGACCGGGATCCTGATCCGGCCGGCGCGGACGAGGTCGAGCAGGACGGCGGCGCCGACGGCGCGGTGGCGACGGTTCATGTCGACGGTGCTGCGGCCGCTGGAGTCGTCGAGCAGCAGGAGGACGAGGTCTTCGGCCAGACGGGACATTGTGGTCTCCTCGGTGTCGATGTCGGGTGGGCGGGTCAGGTGGGGCGGCGGTCCAGGGCGAGGTCGCGACGCCGGGCCATGGTCGAGCCCGACTCCCGGCGGGCCATCAGGCGCAGGACGACCGGCGCGGCGAGCAGTCCCACGACGGCCCACACACCGAGCGCCGTGAACGTCTCCCAGTGCTGCCAGGAGCCGCCGATCTCGGCGGCCAGGGCGCTGTCGGGCAGCAGCGCGGAGCGTGCGGCGAGGCCGAGCCAGTACAGCGGGAACACCTGCGCCACCACCTGCAGCCAGGTCGGGAACCCGGAGATCGGGTAGAAGATCCCGGAGAGCGCCGCGAGAGTCAGCACCGGCAGCATGACCAGGCCGATGCTGCGCGGGCTCTCGATCACCGAGCCGATGACCGCGCCGAGGGGCAGCATCGCGAGCAGGCCGAGGGGGAACACCCAGAGCAGGGTGAGCCAGCGCCGCGCCTCGCCGAGTTGCAGGCCTTCCACCAGCACCGCGCCGGTGCCGAGCACGACGACCCACGCGACCAGCACCATGCCGGAGATCAGCACGATCTTGCCGATCAGGTACGACACCATGCCCTGCGGCAGGGCCTTGAGTCGCAGCAGGGTGCCGTCCTCCCGTTCGACCACGAGCAGTTGGGCGAGCATGAGCAGGCCGTTGAAACCGACGCACATGCTGAGCAGGCTGGGCAGCACGAACGTGGCGACCGACAGGTCGGAGCCGGCGAGCTGGTCGTCGCGGAGGAAGTAGATCGGGGCGAGCAGACCGACGAGCCAGATCAGGTTGCTGGCCAGATCCTGGGCGTTGCCCAGCACGTGACGCAGCTCGGTCACGCCTCGGCGCACGCCCTGCCCGACCGCGTTCCAGGTGGTGTTCATCGGGTGCCCTCCGCGTCTCGCACCATCGCCAGGTAGATGTCCTCCAGCGCCGGCCGGTTGACTCGCAGGTCCTCGACGTCGCCGTCGCCCTGGAGCAGTTCCCGCACGAAACCGGACACGTCGGCGGTGCGTGCACGGTGGGGCCGGCCCGCGCTGACCCACGTCACCTCGGCGTCACCGCCCAACTGCCGGCCGAGCTCCTCGACCGTCCCCCCGGCGACGATGCCTCCGCCGGCGAGGATCAGCACGCGGTCCGCCAGCTTCTCCGCCTCGTGCAGGTCGTGGGTGGTCAGCAGGACCGTCATCCGTTCCTGCGCCAACCGGCGGATCAGCTCGTGGAAGTCCTGCCGGGCCTCCGGGTCGAAACCGACCGTCGGCTCGTCGAGGAACAGCACCTCGGGACGCCCGACGATGCCGATGGCGATGTCGAGGCGACGACGTTGGCCGCCGGAGAGAGTCCCGATCGGCTTGCGCGCCTGCTCGGTCAGCCCGACCACGGTGAGCAGGTCGTCGACGTCCCACGACCCGTTGGAGCCGAGGCGGTCGTACGGGCGGTAGAACGAGCGGAAGTGCAGCAGCAGCTCCCGGACCTGCCACTTGGCGTGGTCGCGCCAGGACTGCAGGACGATGCCGAGCCGCGCCCGCCAGGCTTCGTCGCCGTGGGCCGGGTCGACCCCGAGCACGCTCACCTCTCCGGCCGAGCGGAGCCGAAAGCCCTCGAGAATCTCGATCGTGGTGCTCTTGCCCGCCCCGTTCGGGCCGAGCAGGGCGACGATCTCCCCCCGTTCGACGGTGAGGTCGATGCCGCGCAGCACCTCCTGCTCGTCGTAGGCCATTCGGAGGCCGCGTACCCGCACGGCGGGTTGCTCCGGCCCGGCGGTCGTCTCGGCGGTGGCCGGGACGGCGGACGCCACCCTGGTCGTCATGCCACAACTCCTTCCTGCCGTCGCGGGGGCGTGCCGGCTCCCCGCAGGTGTGCCTCGATGACGTCGCCGGCCGCGCGGGCGCCGCCCGAGGCGGCGATCTCGTCGCGCATCGCGGCCAACGCGGCGGACACCCGCGCGCTGGTCGTGACGTCCTCGACGGCCGCGCGTACCGCCTGCGCGGTGACGTCCGGGGGCCGGATCATCCGGCCCAGACCGAGGGCGTCGACGCGGGCGGCGGTGACGAACTGTTCGACCCCCTGCGGCACCACCACCAGCGGTACGCCGTGCGTCAGCCCCTCCAGGACGCTGCCGGTGCCACCCGCGGTGACGAAGACGGCGGCCTGTTCGAGGACGCGCACCTGGGGCACCCAGCGGTGCACCTCCACGTCGGACGGCAGGGTGCCCAGCGCCGCCGGGTCCACGGCTGCCCCGGTGGCGACCACCACGTGCCAGCCGCCGCCGACGAACGCCTCGGCGCACGCGGTGAAGACCCCCGGCGCCCGGTTGTAGGTGGTGCCGAGGGAGATCAGGGCCACCGGGCGGCCCGCCGGGCCCGTCCAGTCGCCGTCGGCGACGCGCCGCCAGGGGATCGGGCCGACGAAGTGGTGCTCGCCGCCCACCGCGTCGGCGGCGACCTGAAGCGACCGGGGGAGAGCCACCACGCAGGGGCGGGTCTCGGGGGCGAGGCGCACCGGCGAGCCGATCCGCTCCTCGCTGCCCCGGGGGAACACGTGGGTGGGGGAGAACTGCACCTCGGGCACCCCCCACCGGGCCGCCAGCACCGGGGCGTACGCGGTGACCGTGTCGTACACGACCAGGTCGGGTCGGTCGTCGGCGTACGCCGATGCCAGCTGGGGCAGGGCGGCGGCGCGCTCCCGGTCGAAGGCCAGTGCGGCGCGGCGCCCGTCGTCGTCGGCCGGAAGCCAGCCGCTGCCAGGACGGCCGGCGGAGGGGAAGGTCGAGGTGTACGGCACGGGCGTGGCGCCCGTCTCCGCGATCAGCGGTGCGAAGCCCGCACCGGTGGCGAACGTGACGCGGTGGCCCCGGCCGACCAGCTCGGCGGCCACGCCCAGCATCGGGTTCACGTGACCGTGCAGCGGCACGGACATGAACGCGACGTGCGTTCTCTTCGGCGGGCCGGCTGGCGTCACAGGTCGTTCCTCCGTTCCGGGTGTCTCCGGCCGCGCGAGTCAGTGCGGGCCGGTCGGTGGGTGAGCGGCATGCCCTTCGGCGATCTC
The nucleotide sequence above comes from Micromonospora luteifusca. Encoded proteins:
- a CDS encoding ABC transporter ATP-binding protein — protein: MAYDEQEVLRGIDLTVERGEIVALLGPNGAGKSTTIEILEGFRLRSAGEVSVLGVDPAHGDEAWRARLGIVLQSWRDHAKWQVRELLLHFRSFYRPYDRLGSNGSWDVDDLLTVVGLTEQARKPIGTLSGGQRRRLDIAIGIVGRPEVLFLDEPTVGFDPEARQDFHELIRRLAQERMTVLLTTHDLHEAEKLADRVLILAGGGIVAGGTVEELGRQLGGDAEVTWVSAGRPHRARTADVSGFVRELLQGDGDVEDLRVNRPALEDIYLAMVRDAEGTR
- a CDS encoding helix-turn-helix domain-containing protein, which translates into the protein MPSRHAPAGPTAPVGVRVPRVGPSPDSAGVDNRSHQPGTRPVAHRARARRGAGRAETEAEGLEVSRMATQIVQPEFGQRLRRLRTDRGMSQRDLAVGVVNQSYISLLESGARVPTLDVVMHLAEVLGVPMQALATDAETVAGPSPEEPSPESRSAESELARKLITSSALDQGDLDRAERELTEAYQAARRENRTLAVVSRGLALERLLEQRNDRAARYTLLTELVDAAAATGVPEALVRTRIALSGAARDVGRLAEAFTQIELADQEIAQTGFVHGAEHIRLHAVHISVLSDAGGGAEVPRIVDRMLAMADKLDIPSICGRAHWVASIALARNGEIQRSLEHLRAAREMLANPATSLRDWARFAAAAASALMDAEAGLPEITSHMLAARAAMAAAKSAASPSAAASLEVRYALATGDPERALEIATTVDETDLPGIERVRFVLAVGRAQRRCGRVEEAVGSLRRAAQLAEAAAAYQRASQIWREINDAS
- a CDS encoding GOLPH3/VPS74 family protein — translated: MSRLAEDLVLLLLDDSSGRSTVDMNRRHRAVGAAVLLDLVRAGRIRIPVTPEGKEPRVDVLDTTPTGNPALDAALRRMGTKSMKVGWAADNLGQVCWKPLLELLATDGAIRLEEQRTLGLIKTKTWPAEDGTRERTIRQAIAAALGGAHPDEETSVLITILHAIGAVPGAADDATRARAAEIARSGWASGPLREAFHGLDTAWLVTLYAG
- a CDS encoding nucleotide disphospho-sugar-binding domain-containing protein is translated as MTPAGPPKRTHVAFMSVPLHGHVNPMLGVAAELVGRGHRVTFATGAGFAPLIAETGATPVPYTSTFPSAGRPGSGWLPADDDGRRAALAFDRERAAALPQLASAYADDRPDLVVYDTVTAYAPVLAARWGVPEVQFSPTHVFPRGSEERIGSPVRLAPETRPCVVALPRSLQVAADAVGGEHHFVGPIPWRRVADGDWTGPAGRPVALISLGTTYNRAPGVFTACAEAFVGGGWHVVVATGAAVDPAALGTLPSDVEVHRWVPQVRVLEQAAVFVTAGGTGSVLEGLTHGVPLVVVPQGVEQFVTAARVDALGLGRMIRPPDVTAQAVRAAVEDVTTSARVSAALAAMRDEIAASGGARAAGDVIEAHLRGAGTPPRRQEGVVA
- a CDS encoding ABC transporter permease — translated: MNTTWNAVGQGVRRGVTELRHVLGNAQDLASNLIWLVGLLAPIYFLRDDQLAGSDLSVATFVLPSLLSMCVGFNGLLMLAQLLVVEREDGTLLRLKALPQGMVSYLIGKIVLISGMVLVAWVVVLGTGAVLVEGLQLGEARRWLTLLWVFPLGLLAMLPLGAVIGSVIESPRSIGLVMLPVLTLAALSGIFYPISGFPTWLQVVAQVFPLYWLGLAARSALLPDSALAAEIGGSWQHWETFTALGVWAVVGLLAAPVVLRLMARRESGSTMARRRDLALDRRPT
- a CDS encoding glycosyltransferase gives rise to the protein MATAETILIVDHQLPTPDRDSGSLRQHRIIEELLGLGHQVLYFPLNATAGPAYADRLRQLGVGVLGDRRQQERFLAAEGHRLGVALLCRPEPAVEMLARVRDNAPGCLVVYDTVDVHFHRLRRQAALAAAEGAPDRYVVRARAESIRALELMLVRECDVALVVSEEERRLLLDEAPGASVEVLSNIHRPVPPTRSAAPSTRIVFVGNYLHQPNTDAARWLCAEVMPAVWREVPEATVDLVGDGASPAIMALAGDRVTVHGWVPDLTPLYARARVAVAPLRYGAGVKGKVGEAIEHGVPVVGTPIAFEGMGLAPGRDVLAGETAAEVAAHLVRVLRDDALAQRLARSAGPALASRCDTAAARATLVRLLARRATALI
- a CDS encoding LysR family transcriptional regulator is translated as MTVEQTGVEVNERELQAFVAVAEHGRMDLAAKALGYSQPAVSYQIKCLETTLGTKLFIRTSSGATITRSGALMLPSAQAVLTLLRGIKATTEDLAKAAA